From the genome of Lasioglossum baleicum chromosome 13, iyLasBale1, whole genome shotgun sequence, one region includes:
- the LOC143215346 gene encoding uncharacterized protein LOC143215346 codes for MGDAPKVEFLLGSEVSVGQFFKSSFARAFVTNSRDSKSLDYQSLDNANSEEPKLNGNNDNNNYFSLVNFGNGTTTPNSRVSGKGNANVWKQIEVIKSPADINELEKLQKQYQSLIDENHRLQDALTLNRTPHTQMIDNVVLQTEIETLQWQLKQVDANRQMYRSLMEQVVRFLDRARKSLDILHEKSSLKDKGSTGRVPRSRSVHTVHDDSSPNRGASTTSSSSSSSDSSRFARAKSVTQISPCTTGHRDFTWSVLRRNDPVHCTPPRNKSNDLNKSYDAVAYKRPKQQEMNPNDVPPQKLSQEAFRLMRTVQSLLSMREPDLTRYTPVDNTESSPSPVDHGRHNSHNNEVSLSLQNNSFVNSTTVQEAVSYARRRSCDHGNESRGVESDGRTCFMKSLSHVAETERSLQSLLPGVRMSIDATSLNSGSSKTTEEEDALLAHSSINVSLPENVNTFMFTPTSTPNKSTRKIEKKEKERYSKSKPAFSVSSVEDESGFSSMSSFQEIGLPGVLSLSPIKGCHTEIGLPEIPVDKARHRRWSSTPAELKSLLKQQRRSFASSQTNTESLSVWV; via the exons ATGGGCGATGCACCGAAAGTGGAGTTCCTTCTTGGCAGCGAGGTTTCAGTGGGGCAGTTTTTCAAAAGCAGCTTCGCGCGGGCCTTCGTCACCAACAGCCGTGACTCGAAGTCGCTCGATTACCAGTCTCTCGACAATGCGAACTCTGAGGAGCCGAAACTGAACGGGAACAACGACAACAACAATTATTTCTCACTCGTCAATTTCGGGAATGGAACCACCACGCCGAACAGTCGTGTTTCCGGCAAGGGTAACGCTAACGTGTGGAAGCAGATCGAG GTGATAAAGTCACCCGCGGACATCAACGAACTGGAGAAGTTGCAGAAG CAATACCAGTCGTTGATCGACGAGAATCACAGGCTGCAGGATGCGCTGACGCTAAATCGGACGCCGCACACGCAAATGATCGACAATGTAGTGCTGCAGACGGAGATCGAAACATTGCAATGGCAACTGAAACAG GTAGACGCGAACAGGCAGATGTACCGCTCACTGATGGAGCAGGTGGTGCGTTTCCTGGACCGAGCCCGCAAAAGCTTGGATATTCTTCACGAGAAGAGTAGTCTCAAGGACAAAGGTTCGACCGGACGAGTCCCTCGGAGCAGAAGCGTCCACACGGTGCACGACGACTCCTCGCCGAATCGTGGCGCCTCTACGACGTCCTCATCTTCCTCATCCTCGGACTCGTCCCGCTTCGCCAGGGCGAAATCCGTCACGCAGATCTCACCCTGCACTACTGGCCACCGAGACTTCACCTGGTCAGTGCTGCGCAGGAACGACCCAGTGCATTGCACGCCACCGCGCAACAAATCCAATGATCTCAATAAATCGTACGACGCAGTGGCCTATAAAAGGCCCAAGCAGCAGGAGATGAACCCTAACGATGTACCACCTCAGAAGCTGTCGCAAGAAGCATTCAG ATTAATGAGAACGGTTCAGTCGCTGCTATCCATGAGGGAGCCTGATCTAACGAGGTACACGCCAGTCGATAATACAGAGTCCTCTCCCTCGCCGGTAGATCACGGCCGACACAACAGTCACAACAACGAGGTATCGCTGTCCCTGCAAAACAATAGTTTTGTCAACTCGACGACAGTACAGGAGGCGGTCAGTTACGCACGTCGTCGCAGCTGTGACCACGGGAACGAATCGAGAGGAGTGGAGAGTGATGGTAGAACGTGTTTCATGAAATCGTTGTCTCATGTCGCGGAGACTGAACGGAGCTTACAGAGTCTTCTTCCGGGTGTTAGAATGTCCATCGATGCCACGTCGCTCAACTCGGGAAGTAGCAAAACCACCGAGGAGGAGGATGCTCTTCTAGCTCATAGTTCCATCAATGTTTCACTGCCAGAGAATGTCAATACGTTCATGTTTACTCCAACTTCTACGCCAAATAAATCTACCAGAAAGATtgagaagaaggagaaggagagaTATTCCAAGTCTAAGCCAGCTTTTAGTGTGAGCAGCGTGGAGGATGAGAGTGGATTCTCCTCTATGAGTTCGTTTCAAGAAATTGGTTTACCCGGTGTTCTGTCGCTCTCACCGATCAAGGGTTGCCACACGGAGATCGGCCTCCCTGAAATACCTGTGGACAAGGCTAGGCACCGCAGATGGTCCTCCACTCCAGCTGAACTCAAAAGCCTGCTGAAGCAGCAGAGACGTAGTTTCGCCTCCTCGCAAACCAATACCGAATCTCTGAGCGTTTGGGTTTGA
- the Mrps16 gene encoding mitochondrial ribosomal protein S16, with protein sequence MPRLPLHHASGTGVSNNFAKVIRFVRYGCANRPFYHIVVMNPKLDQRAPPIEQLGSYDALTNKFNERLIALNLERIQYWLGHGVEVSKPVAQIFGLAGLLPIHPKTYMEAWRNRRDAKIAAEQAELETAEAAKSTG encoded by the exons atgcCGCGATTACCACTGCATCATGCTTCGGGGACCGGTGTATCGAACAATTTCGCTAAAGTGATACGGTTTGTTCGTTATGGATGCGCAAACAGACCATTCTATCATATTGTCGTAATGAAT CCAAAACTTGATCAGCGTGCGCCACCGATAGAACAACTTGGCAGTTATGATGCTTTGACAAACAAATTTAATGAGAGATTAATTGCCCTGAATTTGGAACGTATACAGTATTGGCTAGGGCATGGAGTTGAAGTTTCAAAACCTGTTGCTCAAATTTTTGGACTAGCCGGTTTACTTCCAATCCATCCGAAAACATATATGGAAGCATGGAGAAATCGAAGAGATGCTAAAATAGCTGCTGAACAAGCAGAATTAGAAACTGCAGAGGCTGCAAAGTCAACAGGTTAA
- the LOC143215348 gene encoding uncharacterized protein LOC143215348 isoform X2 → MIMDNQELIELRDLKEKLLDRIHDLCEKLKNNEGNPRKFPTFDKLASNIIKDVRTTENALHKHEKRKFCKVTRQVSGIKFENIDRKWMNDNIFKYTADVVTSALEFFVELTVEIKGEKDFEIQDITCHFINLDDCYMLEIKSWVQAICRKKNFSLLTSAVSQYSEAFKDRKSILEQLKERNYGTWKQCAEEDGGVTLFLHSSKNIKEHHVYVVFQWSLKFLEMSGKSEHCFNIQPTSEGTDFVKQNYELLRKFCKKCITVKELIDLWHNICNAIDLYENKSESDSHEASMD, encoded by the exons ATGATAATGGATAAccaggaattaattgaattgagagatttgaaagaaaaattgcttgACAGGATACATGATTTatgtgaaaaattaaaaaacaatgAAGGAAATCCTAGAAAATTTCCTACTTTTGACAAATT AGCATCAAATATCATAAAAGATGTCAGAACTACAGAGAACGCATTGCATAAACACGAGAAACGTAAATTTTGTAAAGTTACTCGTCAGGTCTCaggaataaaatttgaaaatatagaTAGAAAATGGATgaatgacaatatttttaaatatactgCTGACGTAGTAACATCAGCCCTTGAATTTTTTGTAGAACTGACAGTAGAAATAAAG GGAgaaaaagattttgaaatacAAGATATAACATGCCATTTTATAAATCTTGATGATTGTTATATGTTGGAAATTAAATCATGGGTACAAGCTATTTGTaggaagaaaaatttttcactTTTAACATCTG ctGTTTCACAATACAGTGAAGCATTTAAGGACAGAAAAAGTATATTGGAACAACTGAAGGAGAGAAACTATGGTACTTGGAAACAATGTGCGGAGGAAGATGGAGGTGTAACACTGTTCTTACAttcctctaaaaatataaaagaacacCATGTTTACGTAGTGTTCCAGTGGTCACTAAAATTTTTAGAGATGTCTGGAAAAAGTGAACACTGTTTCAATATACAGCCCACTTCAGAAG GGACAGACTTTGTAAAGCAAAACTATGAGTTACTaagaaaattctgtaaaaagtGTATCACTGTTAAGGAGCTAATAGACTTATGGCATAACATATGTAATGCAATTGACTTGTACGAAAATAAGAGTGAAAGTGATTCACATGAAGCTAGTATGgattaa
- the LOC143215348 gene encoding uncharacterized protein LOC143215348 isoform X1 has product MIMDNQELIELRDLKEKLLDRIHDLCEKLKNNEGNPRKFPTFDKLASNIIKDVRTTENALHKHEKRKFCKVTRQVSGIKFENIDRKWMNDNIFKYTADVVTSALEFFVELTVEIKGEKDFEIQDITCHFINLDDCYMLEIKSWVQAICRKKNFSLLTSAVSQYSEAFKDRKSILEQLKERNYGTWKQCAEEDGGVTLFLHSSKNIKEHHVYVVFQWSLKFLEMSGKSEHCFNIQPTSEGTRSKLCILFCILIFFKLFLGTDFVKQNYELLRKFCKKCITVKELIDLWHNICNAIDLYENKSESDSHEASMD; this is encoded by the exons ATGATAATGGATAAccaggaattaattgaattgagagatttgaaagaaaaattgcttgACAGGATACATGATTTatgtgaaaaattaaaaaacaatgAAGGAAATCCTAGAAAATTTCCTACTTTTGACAAATT AGCATCAAATATCATAAAAGATGTCAGAACTACAGAGAACGCATTGCATAAACACGAGAAACGTAAATTTTGTAAAGTTACTCGTCAGGTCTCaggaataaaatttgaaaatatagaTAGAAAATGGATgaatgacaatatttttaaatatactgCTGACGTAGTAACATCAGCCCTTGAATTTTTTGTAGAACTGACAGTAGAAATAAAG GGAgaaaaagattttgaaatacAAGATATAACATGCCATTTTATAAATCTTGATGATTGTTATATGTTGGAAATTAAATCATGGGTACAAGCTATTTGTaggaagaaaaatttttcactTTTAACATCTG ctGTTTCACAATACAGTGAAGCATTTAAGGACAGAAAAAGTATATTGGAACAACTGAAGGAGAGAAACTATGGTACTTGGAAACAATGTGCGGAGGAAGATGGAGGTGTAACACTGTTCTTACAttcctctaaaaatataaaagaacacCATGTTTACGTAGTGTTCCAGTGGTCACTAAAATTTTTAGAGATGTCTGGAAAAAGTGAACACTGTTTCAATATACAGCCCACTTCAGAAGGTACTAGATCTAAATTGTGCATTTTGTTTTGTAtacttatatttttcaaattatttttagGGACAGACTTTGTAAAGCAAAACTATGAGTTACTaagaaaattctgtaaaaagtGTATCACTGTTAAGGAGCTAATAGACTTATGGCATAACATATGTAATGCAATTGACTTGTACGAAAATAAGAGTGAAAGTGATTCACATGAAGCTAGTATGgattaa
- the LOC143215352 gene encoding protein POLR1D: MYFDRMDDETLNRLAVEAILEEAKLGARRAEIMGPSGWMKPKESINKRFLNSTLRNVVLSNKYHIKRKERKKDKQLHKEENSVK; encoded by the exons ATGTACTTTGATAGAATGGATGACGAAACTTTGAACAG ACTTGCCGTTGAGGCTATATTGGAAGAAGCTAAGCTTGGAGCAAGGAGAGCCGAGATAATGGGTCCAAGTGGTTGGATGAAACCAAAAGAATCTATTAATAAAAGATTTCTAAATTCTACTTTACGTAATGTTGTTCTTTCGAATAAATACCATataaaaaggaaagaaagaaaaaaagacaaaCAACTGCATAAAGAGGAAAATAGTGTAAAATAG
- the LOC143215229 gene encoding pentatricopeptide repeat-containing protein 2, mitochondrial codes for MALSIRGFCRLNLGLVSNVFSKNNILNVGVRYMYTEKALGITSYESTRQIYRNQFISIESTFRSKMKEVCDSTDGVIFTEDLKAMLHLIQKNEDDLVLIRKMIEKYQASNKDLKFGSYVFGTVVMRMYYYLNEPKTALDTFNEVSQTSLFNQRTSVNILMCLLYKNNMYAEIRELFNFAINNEEWKEVTKNCLLVLCSACYKENTPESFECALNSWRKVSDIVYRPPARSTAITSALAIKQNAPDVALELIAAIQKQQYITVRCLKVLAYMNLQKYVQIIPLFKHLLETDNSSPFKHTFYSHVIDELEENIKNTNVEGSEELLQLINEIRRRDQVTPGMRLEESLLRPKTFMFARQQEPLTVNRNNMRNRNMSGMRSNIRL; via the exons ATGGCATTGTCAATTAGAGGATTCTGCAGACTAAATCTGGGTCTCGTGAGCAATGTATTCTCAAAAAATAATATACTTAATG TCGGTGTccggtatatgtatacagaaaAAGCTTTAGGTATAACCTCGTACGAGAGTACAAGGCAGATTTACCGGAATCAGTTTATATCGATAGAGAGTACTTTCCGCTCGAAAATGAAAGAAGTTTGTGACTCGACAGACGGCGTAATCTTTACAGAAGACTTGAAAGCAATGTTGCATTTAATACAAAAGAATGAAGATGATCTGgtattaataagaaaaatgattgaaaagtATCAAGCATCAAACAAAGATTTGAAATTTGGTTCATATGTCTTTGGTACAGTGGTGATGAGAATGTACTATTATTTAAACGAACCAAAGACTGCATTAGATACTTTTAATGAAGTTTCCCAGACATCACTCTTTAATCAGAGGACATCGGTAAACATATTAATGTGCCTcttgtataaaaataatatgtatGCGGAAATTAGGGAATTgttcaattttgcaataaataatgaGGAATGGAAAGAGGTTACCAAGAACTGTCTTCTTGTGCTGTGTAGTGCATGTTATAAAGAG AATACACCAGAATCGTTTGAATGCGCACTAAATTCTTGGAGGAAAGTGTCCGATATAGTATATAGACCACCTGCTAGGAGTACTGCAATTACATCGGCATTGGCAATTAAACAAAATGCACCTGATGTAGCATTAGAATTGATAGCTGCAATCCAGAAACAGCAGTACATCACTGTTAGATGTCTTAAAGTACTGGCATATATGAATCTGcagaaatatgtacaaataattCCCCTATTCAAGCATTTATTGGAAACGGATAACTCAAGCCCATTCAAACACACATTTTATTCCCATGTG ATCGATGAAttagaagaaaatattaaaaatacaaatgtaGAAGGATCCGAAGAATTGTTACAGCTAATAAATGAAATCAGGAGGCGAGATCAAGTTACACCTGGT ATGCGTTTAGAGGAGAGTTTGTTGAGACCCAAAACATTTATGTTTGCCAGACAACAAGAACCTTTGACAGTGAACCGTAATAATATGAGGAACAGAAATATGTCAGGAATGCGCTCTAATATTCGTCTCTAA